In Natronocella acetinitrilica, the following proteins share a genomic window:
- a CDS encoding RHS repeat-associated core domain-containing protein, giving the protein MRTITTLLLAVLLGTTHALGATETVTYYHNDALGSPVAATDEAGDVLWTQDYDAWGVTLQSHDNRRWYTGAERDEDTALTYLQARWYSAAIGRFLALDPVDFHDSNIHSFNRYAYGANNPYTYVDPDGNIPIPALVWGAVKVAGYGLAAYDAYQAYQGSGATRAAAAAGVNLIARPARAGRAVADGVRGARTLTAPRARGNPNTVPERGPIYVDSKGNAIPTPPGGRITGSPDGRFIQARDAAGNPTGVRIDGPHRPASHPDPRAQQPHGHVPGVTNSDGTPWLPIRK; this is encoded by the coding sequence ATGCGAACCATCACCACCCTGCTGCTGGCGGTGCTGCTCGGCACTACCCACGCCCTCGGCGCCACGGAGACCGTCACCTACTACCACAACGACGCGCTGGGCTCGCCGGTGGCCGCCACCGACGAGGCGGGCGACGTGCTCTGGACCCAGGACTACGACGCCTGGGGCGTGACGCTGCAGTCCCACGACAACCGCCGCTGGTACACCGGCGCCGAGCGCGATGAAGACACCGCGCTCACCTACCTGCAGGCGCGCTGGTACAGCGCGGCTATCGGGCGCTTTCTCGCGCTTGATCCAGTGGACTTCCACGACAGCAACATCCACAGCTTCAACCGCTACGCCTACGGTGCCAACAACCCCTACACTTACGTGGACCCTGACGGCAATATCCCCATCCCGGCGCTGGTCTGGGGTGCGGTGAAGGTCGCGGGATACGGACTTGCGGCCTATGATGCCTATCAGGCGTACCAGGGCAGCGGAGCCACGAGAGCCGCCGCTGCCGCCGGTGTCAACCTCATCGCCAGACCCGCCCGGGCCGGCAGGGCTGTGGCGGATGGGGTGCGGGGAGCAAGGACACTGACTGCTCCCAGAGCGAGAGGTAACCCTAATACTGTTCCAGAGCGCGGCCCCATCTATGTTGACTCGAAGGGGAACGCGATACCCACTCCTCCTGGTGGGAGGATAACCGGCTCGCCGGACGGCCGCTTTATCCAAGCGAGGGATGCGGCAGGGAATCCTACAGGAGTCCGCATCGACGGACCGCACAGGCCTGCATCGCATCCAGACCCCCGGGCTCAGCAACCACACGGGCACGTTCCGGGTGTGACCAACTCGGATGGCACGCCGTGGCTACCGATTAGGAAATAG
- a CDS encoding RHS repeat-associated core domain-containing protein has product MRTITTLLLAVLLGTTHALGATETVTYYHNDALGSPVAATDEAGDVLWTQDYDAWGVTLQSHDNRRWYTGAERDEDTALTYLQARWYSAAIGRFLALDPVDFHDSNIHSFNRYAYGANNPYTYVDPDGNIPIPALVWGAVKVAGYGLAAYDAYQAYQGSGATGAAAAAGINLIGRPARAGRAVADGARRTIGLEGRGHRPRLGERTMQGQVDAATQAGNPTVQRGGRDLFRLRSSGHGYSGATATPQNIRRVTPGGRVFAGKGADRPVTRRDIRELYKAQTGQGTSTLRTRSMRKE; this is encoded by the coding sequence ATGCGAACCATCACCACCCTGCTGCTGGCGGTGCTGCTCGGCACTACCCACGCCCTCGGCGCCACGGAGACCGTCACCTACTACCACAACGACGCGCTGGGCTCGCCGGTGGCCGCCACCGACGAGGCGGGCGACGTGCTCTGGACCCAGGACTACGACGCCTGGGGCGTGACGCTGCAGTCCCACGACAACCGCCGCTGGTACACCGGCGCCGAGCGCGATGAAGACACCGCGCTCACCTACCTGCAGGCGCGCTGGTACAGCGCGGCTATCGGGCGCTTTCTCGCGCTTGATCCAGTGGACTTCCACGACAGCAACATCCACAGCTTCAACCGCTACGCCTACGGTGCCAACAACCCCTACACTTACGTGGACCCTGACGGCAATATCCCCATCCCGGCGCTGGTCTGGGGTGCGGTGAAGGTCGCGGGATACGGACTTGCGGCCTATGATGCGTATCAGGCGTACCAAGGCAGTGGAGCCACGGGAGCCGCCGCTGCCGCCGGGATCAACCTCATTGGCAGACCCGCCCGGGCCGGCAGGGCTGTGGCGGATGGGGCGAGGAGAACGATAGGCCTGGAGGGGCGAGGACACAGGCCTCGACTCGGCGAGCGGACCATGCAGGGACAGGTAGACGCGGCTACTCAAGCCGGAAATCCAACAGTGCAACGTGGTGGTCGAGATTTATTCCGTCTGCGGTCCAGTGGCCATGGCTACTCTGGCGCTACGGCCACCCCTCAGAATATTAGAAGAGTTACGCCCGGTGGAAGAGTGTTTGCTGGGAAAGGTGCTGACAGACCTGTCACACGGAGAGATATTCGCGAACTCTATAAGGCGCAAACTGGGCAAGGCACGAGCACACTTCGAACAAGGTCCATGAGGAAAGAATGA
- a CDS encoding efflux RND transporter permease subunit has translation MSSRDGGVSPRGITSTAIRRPIGTLAIASVVFVLGLFYFDRLPVDLLPNVEYPQIRVTVNYPGAAPEVMEQQVTRVLERNLAAVENLVTIDSRASQGRTNVNLIFELGTNLDLAIQDAARYMELARTQLPLDIEPPRLYKFDPAQDPVWQAGFSSSVRSEVEVRDWVENQLAPQLIAIHGVSGVEAAGGMVREVEVIVDQDRLHAYGLGMQHLVTALQDENVDIAAGWMTSTTFDVMAKTDGMFTSVDDIRQVLLDLPANNARRIPLSEVAEIRDGHREQRVLARLNGTPSAQVSVFKLPDANTVDVVDSVNDTMARLERSGFLPADIQYETVSDPAFFIRGSINSVASAAILGGVLAMLMVFMFLGSLRKSFVIGLSIPIAVMATFAMMGAGGLTLNIISLGGLALGVGLLLDNAIVMLENIYRHRERLGKSPDQAAHDGAREVVSAITAGTLTNLAAVLPFLLITGLAALVFRDLILTISFAIIATLAAAVTLVPMLAALLGAVRFESGLQRSLPLRLFNRFIAWLRRVYRRALPRILRLRWAVVAVAALLFVGATQVLDELGNEFLPVVDDGNVDVRVWLPPGTPPDETDAVARAAEETVQGMPHVESMFTIVGGHLSGGVINERPGTIRSSVQLAPLADRPDMSAGRWVAEAQSRLEALDLPGARVSVRPPRIDGLRFTTRGDDFSIGVMGENLEQLQGKAAEILTLLEGIPGLEGVEIGREDQSPLMRVSVDRARAADLGLRVSDVGRAVRDAVDGAVPTQYMTANREYDIRVRLPSHQVEDPDALGDLMLFRNNGVPVRLRDVASFTLGEGPAHIERENQSRVVRVNGDLNTEIADVGSIMATVEQRMAGLEVPDEISLIYGGQWETIQETNREMRMVILLAVFLVFVVLAVQYERLSNPLVIITAAPLSLIGVVGLLWLTSTPVSAPVLIGMILLIGIVVNNAILLVEYIEIGRREKGLSVSRAVVAAGTIRLRPILMTTSTTVLGMLPLAIGIGEGAEIMRPLATAVVGGLSVSMLLTLVVVPCLYLILGGFAERLKTWLTGRTPQTAKIGA, from the coding sequence ATGAGCAGCAGGGACGGCGGCGTCAGCCCGCGTGGCATCACCAGTACCGCCATCCGCCGCCCCATCGGCACCCTGGCCATAGCCTCGGTGGTGTTCGTGCTGGGGCTTTTCTACTTCGACCGCCTGCCGGTGGACCTGCTCCCCAACGTGGAATACCCGCAGATCCGCGTCACGGTGAACTACCCCGGTGCGGCCCCGGAGGTCATGGAGCAGCAGGTCACCCGCGTGCTGGAGCGCAACCTGGCGGCGGTGGAAAACCTGGTCACCATCGACAGTCGCGCCTCCCAGGGCCGCACCAACGTCAACCTGATCTTCGAGCTGGGGACCAACCTGGACCTCGCCATCCAGGACGCGGCCCGCTACATGGAGCTGGCCCGCACCCAGCTGCCGCTGGATATCGAACCGCCCCGCCTTTACAAGTTCGACCCGGCCCAGGACCCGGTGTGGCAGGCGGGCTTCAGCTCCAGCGTGCGCTCCGAGGTCGAGGTGCGGGACTGGGTGGAGAACCAGCTCGCACCCCAGCTCATCGCCATTCATGGTGTGTCTGGCGTGGAGGCGGCGGGCGGCATGGTGCGGGAGGTGGAGGTGATCGTCGATCAGGACCGGCTGCACGCCTACGGCCTGGGCATGCAGCACCTGGTCACTGCGCTGCAGGACGAGAACGTCGACATCGCCGCCGGCTGGATGACCTCCACCACCTTCGATGTCATGGCCAAGACCGACGGCATGTTCACTTCGGTGGACGACATCCGCCAGGTGCTGCTGGACCTGCCCGCCAACAACGCCCGCCGCATTCCCCTGTCCGAGGTGGCGGAGATCCGAGATGGCCATCGGGAGCAGCGGGTGCTGGCGCGGCTGAACGGGACGCCCTCGGCCCAGGTGTCGGTTTTCAAATTGCCCGACGCGAACACCGTGGACGTGGTGGACTCGGTGAACGACACCATGGCGCGGCTGGAGCGCTCCGGCTTCCTGCCGGCGGACATCCAGTACGAGACCGTGAGCGACCCGGCGTTTTTCATCCGTGGCTCCATCAACTCCGTAGCCAGCGCCGCCATCCTCGGCGGCGTGCTGGCCATGCTCATGGTGTTCATGTTCCTGGGCAGCCTGCGCAAGAGCTTTGTCATCGGCCTGTCGATTCCCATCGCGGTGATGGCCACCTTCGCCATGATGGGGGCCGGTGGCCTGACCCTGAATATCATTAGCCTGGGCGGGCTGGCCCTGGGCGTGGGGCTGCTGCTGGACAATGCCATCGTCATGCTGGAGAACATCTACCGGCACCGGGAGCGGTTGGGCAAATCCCCCGACCAGGCCGCCCACGACGGCGCCCGGGAGGTGGTCTCCGCCATCACCGCCGGCACGCTGACCAACCTGGCGGCGGTGCTGCCCTTCCTGCTCATCACCGGGCTGGCGGCACTGGTGTTCCGGGATCTGATCCTCACCATTTCCTTCGCCATCATCGCCACGCTTGCCGCCGCCGTCACCCTGGTGCCCATGCTGGCGGCGCTGCTGGGGGCGGTGCGCTTTGAAAGCGGCCTGCAGCGCTCGCTGCCGCTACGGCTGTTCAACCGGTTCATCGCCTGGTTGCGACGGGTCTACCGCCGGGCATTGCCCCGGATACTCCGCCTTCGCTGGGCGGTGGTCGCCGTGGCGGCACTGCTGTTCGTGGGCGCAACCCAGGTGCTGGACGAACTGGGTAACGAGTTCCTGCCGGTGGTGGATGACGGCAACGTGGACGTGCGGGTCTGGCTGCCGCCGGGCACGCCGCCTGACGAAACCGATGCCGTGGCCCGCGCCGCGGAGGAGACGGTGCAGGGCATGCCCCATGTGGAGAGCATGTTCACCATCGTCGGTGGGCATCTCTCCGGCGGGGTCATCAACGAGCGCCCCGGCACCATCCGCAGTTCCGTGCAACTGGCGCCGCTTGCCGACCGGCCCGACATGAGTGCCGGCCGCTGGGTGGCGGAGGCCCAGTCCCGGCTGGAGGCGCTGGATCTCCCCGGTGCCCGGGTCAGCGTACGCCCGCCGCGCATCGACGGCCTGCGCTTCACCACCCGGGGTGATGATTTCTCCATCGGTGTCATGGGGGAAAACCTGGAGCAACTGCAGGGCAAGGCGGCGGAGATCCTGACGCTGCTGGAGGGCATTCCGGGTCTTGAGGGTGTGGAGATCGGCCGCGAGGACCAGAGCCCGCTGATGCGGGTGTCGGTGGATCGCGCCCGGGCGGCGGACCTTGGCCTGCGCGTGTCCGATGTGGGCCGTGCCGTGCGCGACGCGGTGGACGGCGCTGTGCCCACCCAGTACATGACGGCCAACCGCGAATACGACATCCGCGTGCGCCTGCCCAGCCACCAGGTCGAGGACCCCGACGCCCTGGGCGACCTCATGCTGTTCCGCAACAATGGCGTGCCGGTGCGCCTGCGGGACGTGGCCAGTTTTACCCTGGGCGAGGGCCCGGCCCACATCGAGCGGGAGAACCAGAGCCGGGTGGTGCGCGTGAACGGCGACCTGAACACCGAGATCGCTGATGTCGGCAGCATCATGGCCACCGTGGAACAGCGCATGGCCGGGCTGGAAGTCCCCGACGAGATCAGCCTGATCTACGGCGGCCAGTGGGAGACCATCCAGGAGACCAACCGCGAGATGCGCATGGTCATCCTGCTTGCGGTGTTCCTGGTGTTCGTGGTGCTGGCGGTGCAGTACGAGCGGCTCAGCAACCCGCTGGTGATCATCACCGCCGCACCGCTGTCGCTGATCGGCGTGGTGGGGCTGCTGTGGCTCACCAGCACACCGGTCTCCGCGCCGGTGCTGATCGGCATGATCCTGCTCATCGGCATCGTGGTGAACAACGCCATCCTGCTGGTGGAGTACATTGAAATCGGGCGGCGGGAGAAGGGGCTTTCCGTGTCGCGGGCGGTGGTGGCCGCCGGCACCATCCGCCTGCGGCCCATCCTCATGACCACCTCCACCACGGTGCTGGGCATGCTTCCCCTGGCCATCGGCATCGGCGAGGGTGCGGAGATCATGCGCCCGCTGGCCACTGCTGTGGTGGGCGGCCTGTCCGTCTCCATGCTGCTGACCCTGGTCGTGGTGCCCTGCCTGTACCTGATTCTCGGCGGCTTCGCCGAACGCCTGAAAACCTGGCTGACGGGGCGGACGCCGCAGACTGCCAAGATCGGAGCCTAG
- a CDS encoding efflux RND transporter periplasmic adaptor subunit, translated as MRQRPMLGALILVAATWLLSGCGNDAEAEASANAEGPRGTPVAAIEITPRDLSRTLSASGTVEPRVRIRLASRTAGTIDDVLVEVGDAVEQGQVLARMDVSEERAELERARAQADEARVNYQRTAELRERGVASPAEYQRALSEVRVADSEQSLWETRVAFGRVTAPRDTVVTARYVEPGEAVQAQETLFELSAMDALVIRLGVSELDIAHLEPGQTVPVQLDAMPDNPLEASIRRIDPAAEPGSRLVMVEIALPADAAEQGVRPGYLGRIRMAIDRRADVLAVPAAAIGEDGDKRYVYVIEDEQLHYREIEPGVTRGPWREVVSGLEPGEVVLATNPIDMQDGQAVRIVGWRG; from the coding sequence ATGCGCCAACGTCCAATGCTGGGTGCCTTGATCCTGGTCGCTGCCACGTGGCTGCTCAGTGGTTGCGGGAATGATGCCGAGGCAGAAGCCTCTGCGAACGCTGAAGGGCCCCGAGGCACGCCGGTGGCCGCCATCGAGATCACCCCGCGGGATCTCTCCCGCACCCTGTCCGCCTCCGGCACGGTGGAGCCGCGGGTGCGTATTCGTCTGGCCAGCCGTACCGCCGGCACCATCGACGATGTGCTGGTGGAAGTCGGCGATGCCGTGGAGCAGGGGCAGGTGCTGGCGCGGATGGATGTGTCCGAGGAGCGGGCGGAACTGGAGCGCGCCCGTGCCCAGGCCGATGAGGCGCGAGTCAACTACCAGCGCACCGCCGAGTTGCGCGAACGCGGCGTGGCAAGCCCGGCAGAGTACCAGCGGGCGCTGTCCGAAGTGCGGGTGGCGGACAGCGAGCAGTCCCTGTGGGAGACGCGGGTCGCCTTCGGCCGCGTCACGGCACCCCGCGACACCGTGGTCACCGCGCGCTACGTTGAGCCGGGCGAGGCCGTGCAGGCGCAGGAGACCCTGTTCGAGCTGTCGGCCATGGATGCACTGGTGATCCGGCTTGGCGTATCGGAGCTGGATATCGCCCATCTCGAGCCGGGGCAGACGGTTCCTGTGCAACTCGACGCCATGCCTGACAACCCGCTGGAAGCCAGTATCCGCCGTATCGATCCGGCGGCGGAGCCCGGCAGCCGCCTGGTCATGGTGGAAATTGCATTGCCCGCCGACGCGGCGGAGCAGGGTGTTCGGCCGGGCTACCTGGGCCGGATTCGCATGGCCATCGACCGCCGCGCCGACGTGCTTGCCGTGCCTGCTGCCGCTATCGGCGAGGACGGCGACAAGCGCTATGTTTACGTGATCGAGGACGAACAGCTCCACTACCGCGAGATCGAGCCCGGTGTCACCCGCGGCCCCTGGCGGGAAGTGGTCTCCGGGCTGGAGCCGGGGGAAGTGGTGCTCGCCACCAACCCCATCGACATGCAGGACGGCCAGGCGGTGCGCATCGTCGGCTGGCGGGGGTAG
- a CDS encoding glutathione S-transferase family protein, whose protein sequence is MNLYFSPTSPYARVVRLTLMEKHLTAQITEKQVSPWDDDPELGAHNPIMRVPTLVTDEGAQLTETLLIANYLEHRFPQPALIPEDRYAETLAQAGLGIGLIDSTVQLVIARKFCMAANIPKDFEKRRMNGIQRGIETLEKQRPQAAGEVADLACITVGTALAYLSFRIPELDWTTAHPGLAGWLADLNMRPSFRITAPA, encoded by the coding sequence ATGAACCTCTACTTCAGCCCCACCTCGCCCTATGCGCGGGTCGTTCGCCTGACACTGATGGAAAAGCACCTGACCGCCCAGATCACCGAGAAGCAGGTCAGCCCCTGGGACGATGACCCGGAACTTGGTGCCCACAACCCGATCATGCGAGTGCCCACATTGGTCACGGACGAGGGGGCGCAGCTGACAGAGACCCTGTTGATCGCGAACTACCTGGAGCACCGGTTTCCGCAACCGGCACTGATTCCGGAAGACCGTTATGCGGAAACCCTGGCGCAGGCTGGCCTGGGCATCGGTCTGATCGACTCCACCGTGCAGCTCGTGATTGCCCGCAAATTCTGCATGGCGGCGAACATACCGAAAGACTTCGAGAAGCGCCGCATGAACGGCATCCAGCGCGGCATCGAAACACTGGAGAAGCAGCGCCCCCAGGCAGCCGGCGAGGTGGCAGATCTGGCCTGCATCACAGTTGGTACGGCGCTGGCGTATCTGTCTTTCAGAATACCCGAACTGGATTGGACGACGGCCCACCCCGGTCTCGCGGGCTGGCTGGCCGATCTGAACATGCGCCCGTCCTTCCGGATTACCGCCCCGGCCTGA